From a single Catenulispora sp. EB89 genomic region:
- a CDS encoding GNAT family N-acetyltransferase — MWVLTSGKRVIGCTTVADDKPAWGWTPDEAAQDCLYLFTTCTDPAWRHSKPGSLIAWWAVDKAAREGRKFVRRGTIEVDLMRYYATQGFELVHEVQRKNNLVYLMARRAQRLPEVERMFAAGTAELVS; from the coding sequence ATGTGGGTCCTGACCTCTGGGAAGAGGGTCATCGGCTGCACGACCGTCGCCGACGACAAACCGGCCTGGGGCTGGACGCCCGACGAAGCCGCGCAGGACTGCCTCTACCTGTTCACGACCTGCACGGACCCGGCGTGGCGGCATTCCAAGCCGGGATCGCTGATCGCTTGGTGGGCAGTGGACAAGGCTGCGCGCGAGGGCCGGAAGTTCGTCCGGCGCGGGACGATCGAGGTCGATCTCATGAGGTACTACGCCACGCAGGGCTTCGAGCTGGTTCACGAGGTGCAGCGGAAGAACAACCTGGTGTACCTCATGGCCCGCCGCGCCCAGCGTCTCCCCGAGGTGGAGCGCATGTTCGCGGCGGGCACGGCGGAGCTGGTCAGCTGA
- a CDS encoding recombinase family protein, with the protein MALPIYGYMRIATDADCPAETERVTAELETFARQEGFSLEDVFIEHLGAKNPAFDGLIERLKRSETRNVLVPSLWHFARLPGLQEAMRQHIQSETGAHVWVVQGKRW; encoded by the coding sequence ATGGCGTTACCCATCTACGGCTACATGCGGATCGCAACGGACGCAGACTGTCCGGCCGAGACCGAGCGCGTCACAGCGGAACTGGAGACGTTCGCGCGGCAGGAGGGCTTCTCGCTGGAGGACGTGTTCATCGAACACCTGGGAGCGAAGAACCCGGCGTTCGATGGCCTGATCGAACGTCTCAAGAGGTCTGAGACCAGGAACGTACTTGTTCCGTCGCTGTGGCATTTCGCTCGGCTTCCCGGACTCCAAGAAGCCATGCGTCAGCACATTCAGAGCGAGACCGGCGCCCATGTCTGGGTCGTCCAAGGAAAGCGGTGGTGA
- a CDS encoding 5-formyltetrahydrofolate cyclo-ligase has protein sequence MTDVLGAKQAVRERVWRMLIDASAVPADSYGKIPGFYGSERTAERLAETPEWQAAQVVKANPDRAQLAVRSRALEDGKLLYMAVPKMATPEPFYVLDPQTLTVSAREAAEKRQTAQLAPRIGTDAMQPIDVVICGSVAVNRSGARIGKGAGYSDLEVALLTEAGLVTAKTVIVAPVHALQVIDEPIPETSHDFRVDLIVTPDEVIRCEEPRRPTGLVWKDLRDDQIAAIPALSLHRHRSDNP, from the coding sequence ATGACCGACGTTCTTGGAGCCAAGCAAGCCGTTCGTGAGCGAGTCTGGCGCATGCTCATCGACGCGTCGGCGGTGCCGGCCGACTCCTACGGCAAGATCCCTGGCTTTTACGGCAGTGAACGTACGGCTGAGCGTCTTGCGGAGACGCCGGAGTGGCAAGCCGCGCAGGTGGTCAAAGCCAATCCGGACCGGGCTCAACTCGCCGTCCGATCGCGCGCGCTCGAAGATGGCAAGTTGCTCTATATGGCGGTGCCGAAAATGGCGACACCTGAGCCTTTTTACGTCCTGGACCCCCAAACGCTCACGGTCTCCGCACGAGAGGCGGCCGAGAAGCGACAGACCGCGCAACTTGCCCCCCGCATCGGCACGGACGCCATGCAGCCCATTGACGTGGTGATCTGCGGCAGCGTAGCTGTGAATCGGTCTGGAGCCCGGATCGGCAAGGGAGCCGGCTACTCGGATCTTGAAGTGGCTCTGCTTACCGAGGCCGGACTGGTGACGGCCAAGACAGTGATTGTCGCGCCCGTGCATGCTCTGCAGGTCATTGACGAGCCGATCCCCGAGACCTCGCATGACTTTCGTGTGGACCTGATCGTGACGCCTGATGAAGTGATTCGGTGCGAAGAGCCGCGCCGGCCTACTGGCCTCGTGTGGAAGGACCTTCGCGACGATCAAATTGCAGCAATACCAGCACTCTCATTGCACAGGCATCGGAGTGACAATCCATAG
- a CDS encoding phosphotransferase enzyme family protein has protein sequence MLVDALSCAGLPQDGWHIVRIGERAVFSHDEMGLIAKVGRSTERFPAAKREVRVARWLTSSGLPVEYPFDVAQPDATCALPVTFWHAVAGEWTTPDRLAEVLRELHKLTPPAYLALPKLDPFARMRERLAGSAGLDAEVREELESMIAQREAELSVALAGREEVVLHGDANVGNMLLTAEDEAILLDLEGFCLGPRIWDLMITAVYRDLGWHTEAEYVAFYAAYGEDPSDDPAFPTVEAVQLLRMVCWLAQRAADDPVISDEFTRRLADLRDPDRPRSWHPY, from the coding sequence GTGCTGGTTGATGCCTTGTCCTGTGCGGGGTTGCCGCAGGACGGTTGGCACATTGTTCGCATCGGCGAACGCGCCGTGTTCAGCCACGATGAGATGGGCCTGATCGCCAAGGTCGGCCGCTCCACAGAGCGGTTCCCAGCGGCCAAGCGTGAAGTGCGTGTTGCGCGGTGGCTGACCTCGTCCGGCCTACCGGTCGAGTATCCGTTCGACGTTGCGCAGCCGGACGCCACCTGCGCGCTCCCGGTGACGTTCTGGCACGCGGTGGCCGGCGAGTGGACGACCCCGGATCGGCTCGCGGAAGTCCTCAGGGAGCTGCACAAGTTGACGCCTCCCGCATACCTCGCGCTGCCGAAGCTCGACCCGTTCGCGCGGATGCGCGAACGGCTTGCCGGCTCGGCAGGCCTCGATGCCGAGGTTCGCGAAGAGCTCGAGTCGATGATCGCCCAGCGGGAGGCCGAATTGTCGGTCGCTCTGGCTGGTCGGGAGGAGGTCGTACTCCACGGTGACGCGAACGTCGGCAACATGCTGCTCACCGCCGAGGACGAGGCGATCCTGCTCGATCTGGAAGGCTTTTGTCTCGGGCCCCGCATCTGGGACCTGATGATCACGGCCGTGTACCGAGACCTTGGTTGGCATACGGAGGCCGAGTACGTCGCGTTCTACGCCGCCTATGGCGAAGACCCCTCCGACGATCCCGCGTTCCCCACAGTCGAGGCGGTCCAACTGCTCCGCATGGTGTGTTGGTTAGCGCAGAGGGCCGCTGACGATCCGGTCATCAGCGACGAATTCACGAGGCGGCTGGCTGATCTCCGCGATCCGGACCGCCCGCGTAGTTGGCATCCCTACTAG
- a CDS encoding ATP-binding protein produces MSHYSLTLPGSTECVHEARVWVRKTLGEDPGVDDVVLVASELATNAVRHSASGRPGGTFTLHLSAFIDRWHVRVDDAGGLNVPRIQSVDDDQDEAGRGLAMVAGLSLRWGVFGDYHARGVWAEIPIPDNVSPDGENEACLPLLSDLRG; encoded by the coding sequence GTGTCCCACTACTCCCTCACGCTCCCGGGCAGCACAGAGTGCGTACACGAAGCGCGTGTGTGGGTCCGCAAAACGCTTGGCGAGGATCCCGGGGTCGACGACGTGGTGCTGGTCGCGTCAGAACTCGCCACCAATGCCGTCCGGCACTCTGCCAGTGGTCGCCCTGGCGGCACCTTCACGCTGCATCTTTCCGCCTTCATCGATCGCTGGCACGTGCGCGTGGACGACGCCGGCGGGCTCAACGTGCCGCGGATCCAATCGGTCGACGACGACCAGGACGAGGCCGGCCGAGGCCTGGCCATGGTCGCCGGCCTGTCGTTGAGGTGGGGAGTCTTCGGTGACTACCACGCCCGCGGTGTGTGGGCCGAGATCCCGATTCCTGACAACGTCAGCCCCGACGGCGAGAACGAGGCTTGCCTCCCGCTACTGAGCGACCTACGTGGATAG
- a CDS encoding asparagine synthase-related protein: protein MLTFQLTPYADASWTLVGGAYTAADGASRVTPIDHPMVEHTAYTDGQRVLIVVREKMAGCVAAVPGVHGIGHAQFDERAATAANWPGDVVVISTAPNLPVTVTAGAARTTPLYLSASPASLHGSWDMADLKGFAGRLHAVEVARLLVFRPRYSTQTVFEGIHRLTERATAHFGGSLVISYPQPALHHDPRELADGADVLGAFVELLHEALDAHPWDAESTVFHLSGGFDSGCIGTTAAKRRPHKVRTAALLIDGPGRAQQERRRLGMRDTLPFADDDTTVDAARLLPLDPECTRVQGKLISPYEEPLFYPFSLLTRALAAKGATAVVTGLGGDELVALSQEEAPHLDLNRMPILPPWVGPAAATLLEYADVGTAPPAPINSMTLLALESTAPPLLRSGVWPIHPFAWPALVEFGEQLPYDWRDFKQLQRRLLESLGLGMEVVRPVHRESFAEIVERALTGSGVTLLERMLADGSPLFDDRLVDPDAVSAAVKRMQDGNYAEGDESKLLEVVHLDLATRAFLS, encoded by the coding sequence GTGCTGACGTTCCAGCTCACGCCATATGCGGACGCCTCCTGGACGCTCGTCGGCGGCGCTTACACCGCCGCCGACGGCGCCAGCCGCGTCACGCCGATCGACCACCCGATGGTCGAGCACACCGCTTACACCGACGGTCAGCGCGTGCTGATCGTGGTCCGGGAGAAGATGGCCGGCTGCGTCGCCGCCGTCCCCGGAGTTCACGGCATCGGTCACGCCCAATTCGACGAGCGAGCCGCCACGGCGGCCAACTGGCCGGGCGATGTGGTCGTGATCAGTACTGCGCCGAATTTGCCCGTCACGGTGACCGCCGGGGCCGCACGAACGACACCCCTGTACCTGTCCGCCAGCCCGGCGAGCCTGCACGGGTCCTGGGACATGGCCGACCTCAAAGGCTTCGCCGGACGCCTACACGCGGTGGAAGTCGCCCGGCTGTTGGTATTCCGACCGAGGTATTCGACTCAGACCGTCTTCGAGGGCATCCACCGGCTCACCGAGCGCGCGACCGCACACTTTGGCGGCAGCCTCGTCATCAGCTACCCGCAGCCAGCATTGCACCACGACCCGCGCGAGTTGGCCGACGGCGCCGATGTCCTCGGTGCGTTCGTCGAGCTGCTGCACGAGGCGCTGGACGCTCATCCCTGGGATGCGGAATCCACCGTGTTCCACCTGTCCGGCGGGTTCGACTCCGGATGCATCGGCACGACTGCGGCGAAGCGACGCCCTCACAAAGTGCGCACCGCCGCACTGCTGATCGACGGTCCCGGCCGGGCTCAACAGGAACGACGTCGCCTCGGCATGCGGGACACGCTGCCGTTCGCTGACGACGACACAACAGTGGACGCAGCGAGACTGCTGCCGCTGGACCCGGAGTGCACACGGGTGCAGGGCAAGCTGATCAGCCCCTACGAGGAGCCACTGTTCTATCCGTTCAGCCTGCTCACCCGCGCGCTCGCGGCGAAGGGTGCAACCGCGGTAGTGACCGGTTTGGGAGGCGACGAGCTGGTGGCCCTATCACAGGAGGAGGCGCCCCATCTGGATCTGAACCGAATGCCGATACTGCCTCCATGGGTCGGGCCCGCCGCAGCCACGCTGCTGGAGTACGCCGATGTTGGCACAGCGCCACCCGCACCGATCAACTCAATGACCCTGCTGGCGCTGGAGTCCACGGCGCCTCCCCTACTGCGCTCCGGCGTCTGGCCGATCCATCCGTTCGCGTGGCCGGCGCTGGTCGAGTTCGGGGAGCAGTTGCCGTATGACTGGCGCGACTTCAAGCAGTTGCAGCGCCGACTGCTGGAAAGCCTCGGGCTGGGCATGGAGGTAGTGCGGCCCGTTCATCGCGAGTCGTTCGCTGAGATCGTCGAACGCGCCCTGACTGGCTCCGGCGTCACGCTGCTCGAACGGATGCTCGCTGACGGCTCGCCACTATTCGATGATCGCCTCGTCGACCCGGACGCAGTCTCTGCGGCGGTGAAGCGGATGCAGGACGGGAACTACGCAGAAGGCGACGAATCCAAGCTCCTGGAAGTCGTTCACCTGGACCTGGCGACTCGCGCCTTCCTCAGCTGA
- a CDS encoding helix-turn-helix transcriptional regulator yields MASRRVKFAKRRKAAGFTQEQLALYLGIERSTVVRWEAAENEPQAWLRPKLARALRVSAEELQTLLEDITIIQSEPGERLAYVLQHPSSVDLVAVAHLHERIRQLDESYDKSPSTALVGVAGHVHGQITYLRQSATGGRVRKALGEVEAESATFMGQLVWDVSQRRDHNGPVEYFDQAVSVARQVRDPLTESYAVLRKSFVALYGEKDAAKGLTLADEAAEVASLCSPALTGLSLLHVAEGSAMGGDRKKAEAALGKAEAQFDRVTPDDTVADNFSPNEFNRLAGSCFLSLGLPDLAEPLLRRTVSALVAKKKSQSIALGNLTLSLIRQGKREEAEASMHQTIDAVELTRGGGGLNIVFQAGRELRPWRSEPSVQEINDRLLALMAAI; encoded by the coding sequence GTGGCGAGCAGGCGGGTCAAGTTCGCGAAGCGGCGCAAGGCAGCCGGATTCACCCAAGAGCAGCTGGCGCTGTACCTGGGCATCGAACGTTCGACCGTCGTCCGATGGGAGGCGGCGGAGAACGAACCGCAGGCATGGCTCCGCCCCAAACTTGCCCGTGCGCTCCGGGTGTCCGCCGAAGAGCTCCAGACCCTCTTGGAAGACATCACCATCATTCAGAGCGAGCCTGGCGAGCGACTGGCCTACGTGCTGCAGCATCCGTCGAGCGTTGATCTGGTAGCCGTGGCGCATCTTCACGAACGGATCCGCCAGCTCGACGAGTCGTACGACAAGTCTCCGTCGACTGCGCTCGTCGGCGTAGCCGGCCATGTTCACGGTCAGATCACGTATCTCCGCCAGAGTGCCACGGGCGGCCGGGTCCGGAAGGCACTCGGTGAGGTTGAGGCCGAATCCGCGACCTTCATGGGCCAGCTGGTGTGGGACGTCAGCCAGCGACGCGATCACAACGGCCCGGTCGAGTACTTCGACCAGGCGGTGAGCGTTGCACGCCAAGTCCGGGACCCGTTGACCGAGTCGTACGCGGTACTGCGGAAGAGCTTCGTCGCGCTTTACGGAGAGAAGGACGCCGCCAAAGGGCTGACGCTCGCGGACGAAGCCGCCGAGGTGGCCAGTCTGTGCAGTCCTGCGCTCACCGGCCTCAGCCTGTTGCACGTCGCGGAAGGCAGCGCGATGGGCGGCGACCGCAAAAAGGCCGAGGCCGCCCTTGGCAAGGCTGAAGCCCAGTTCGACCGCGTCACGCCCGACGACACCGTCGCCGACAACTTCAGTCCCAACGAGTTCAACCGGCTCGCCGGGTCCTGCTTCCTCTCCCTCGGTCTGCCCGATCTCGCCGAACCACTGCTCCGAAGGACTGTGTCGGCGCTCGTGGCGAAGAAGAAAAGCCAGTCGATCGCGCTCGGCAATCTGACCCTGAGCCTGATCCGACAGGGAAAACGGGAAGAGGCCGAAGCCTCGATGCACCAGACGATCGATGCTGTCGAACTGACCCGCGGCGGTGGTGGTCTGAACATCGTCTTCCAAGCTGGCCGGGAGCTGCGCCCCTGGCGCAGTGAGCCGTCGGTACAGGAGATCAACGATCGGCTACTTGCGTTGATGGCTGCCATATAG